A single region of the Triticum dicoccoides isolate Atlit2015 ecotype Zavitan chromosome 2B, WEW_v2.0, whole genome shotgun sequence genome encodes:
- the LOC119364274 gene encoding uncharacterized protein LOC119364274, giving the protein MARAKAPRRKPPQAVSRRLLGFCGLSFAAALYVGIDYLRYLSPTWHNRLQPVLWAALALAAAARAPFYRHWDVELRAVLPFFGSIVFMLSAFLIEMISVRFVSVLMGLQWHGSAAPLPDTGQWVLLALNEKLPGSVVGLLRAHVITLHHYLMLFMMLGFSVLFDCIKAPGLGIATRYMFTMAVGRLLRTATFVGTILPSARPWCAAGRYQIPGHPHPWAQKYYVPYASDSHAIRAVIDNDMAYADVQAYPDEYSPDWGRMSFLVDILRPTPGEGPAWYHLLKKASGGCNDLMYSGHMLVAVLTAMAWTEAYGGWISVAIWFLVLHSAQREIRERHHYTVDCVAAIYVGILLWRMTRFIWSARDASRARRLAKLEEVQSRLIHAAKDADVNEIRDLLKEVELAGHDKPGFSQRAILAFAAATIIFTLTCVVLALTLTSDG; this is encoded by the exons ATGGCGAGGGCGAAGGCGCCGAGGCGGAAGCCGCCGCAGGCGGTCTCCCGACGGCTCCTCGGATTTTGCGGGCTGAGCTTCGCGGCGGCGTTGTACGTGGGGATTGACTACCTGCGGTACCTCTCGCCGACATGGCACAACCGGCTGCAGCCGGTGCTCTGGGCGGCGctggcgctcgccgccgccgcgcgcgcACCGTTCTACCGCCACTGGGATGTCGAGCTACGGGCGGTGCTTCCCTTCTTCGGTTCCATCGTCTTCATGCTCAGCGCCTTCCTCATCGAGATGATCTCCGTCCGCTTCGTCTCCGTCCTGATGGGGCTCCAGTGGCACGG ATCTGCTGCTCCACTTCCTGACACTGGCCAATGGGTGCTTCTAGCTTTGAATGAGAAGCTTCCTGGAAGTGTTGTTGGTCTATTGAGAGCTCATGTTATCACTCTTCACCATTATTTGATGTTATTTATGATGTTGGGGTTCTCAGTGCTGTTTGATTGCATCAAGGCTCCTGGTCTTGGAATAGCCACAAGATATATGTTCACCATGGCAGTCGGACGGTTGCTTCGGACGGCAACTTTTGTTggtacaattcttccatctgcgagACCTTGGTGCGCTGCAGGCCGTTATCAAATACCTGGGCACCCTCATCCCTGGGCGCAAAAATATTACGTTCCATATGCTTCTGATTCACATGCTATTCGTGCGGTCATAGACAATGATATGGCTTATG CTGATGTTCAAGCTTACCCTGATGAGTACAGTCCTGACTGGGGTCGGATGAGTTTCTTAGTAGACATTTTGAGGCCAACCCCCGGAGAGGGGCCTGCATGGTACCATCTGTTGAAAAAAGCCAGTGGAGGTTGCAATGATCTTATGTATAGTGGGCACATGCTTGTCGCTGTTCTTACTGCCATGGCGTGGACG GAAGCTTATGGAGGCTGGATTTCTGTTGCAATATGGTTTCTCGTCCTGCACAGTGCACAAAGGGAGATACGAGAACGGCATCATTACACCGTGGACTGCGTCGCGGCAATCTACGTCGGAATCCTCTTGTGGAGGATGACACGGTTCATCTGGTCTGCTAGAGATGCCAGCCGAGCTAGAAGGCTTGCTAAGCTTGAAGAGGTTCAGAGCAGGCTAATTCATGCAGCAAAGGACGCAGACGTCAATGAGATCCGGGATCTGCTGAAGGAGGTTGAGCTAGCAGGCCATGACAAGCCTGGCTTTTCACAGAGAGCCATCCTGGCCTTTGCTGCAGCTACAATTATTTTCACGCTGACCTGTGTTGTCCTTGCCCTTACTTTAACCAGTGACGGGTGA
- the LOC119364275 gene encoding protein SET DOMAIN GROUP 41-like, with translation MAMEMRARESIGMSEDLTRAIAPYATALHDTFLHSHCSSCFRKLPSQPPCAMSCILCCSVQYCCSDCLSSDREMHSSSGECCFFADHLKKASPSYITEGTSDVRASLRLLYFLEMHGLVSSDSNNRSSRIGGLSTIGIREVLEEGGEVAERILKGSMLMSSARKMRTQTSVVFSNGLTVEIMALWAVMINSVEVQISDEWDLGIAVYGPSFSWFNHSCFPNASYRFELAAPNEDYVSDKSEYRAVPASKGVAPDAWHTLQFEEGSTHALGKYGPRVVVRCIKPINKGDEVCITYIDLLQTREARYSDLWSKYKFICSCERCTASPESYVDFILNCDFRNLNSPENAFISRAVEDFDDILQQAISEYSLGDDPKACCAMIESLLSENLMGDLQQVELSRKRHILHPLHHICLRAYMTLASAYRFRALESNTDGFKGENSAVSFKMTKAAVAYSFLLAGATHHLFLSERSFMTSLAHFLLSAGRSMLDFVECVKGERRKNVSQAKFSSASCSSSSGTRDSMQYHQFRSTCEEFGKRMLSLSLQCWPFLVQSSPCLEKIKNPIDFSWLGTAIFQSLHLSEPWKNHPQTGP, from the exons ATGGCCATGGAGATGAGAGCCCGGGAATCTATAGGTATGTCGGAGGACCTGACACGGGCGATCGCACCTTATGCCACCGCCCTGCATGACACGTTCCTCCACTCCCATTGCTCCTCGTGTTTCAGGAAGTTGCCATCGCAACCTCCATGTGCCATGTCTTGTATCCTCTGCTGCTCCGTTCAGTACTGCTGCTCAGACTGCTTAAGCTCGGATCGTGAAATgcattcatcttctggtgaatgtTGTTTCTTCGCCGACCACCTCAAGAAAGCATCTCCATCCTACATCACTGAAGGCACAAGCGATGTCCGTGCTTCTCTTCGACTTCTTTACTTTCTCGAGATGCATGGTCTGGTCTCATCAGATTCAAACAACCGGTCCAGCAGAATTGGTGGGCTTTCAACAATTGGTATTCGTGAAGTTCTGGAGGAAGGCGGGGAGGTTGCCGAGAGGATACTGAAGGGAAGCATGCTGATGTCGTCTGCCAGAAAAATGAGGACGCAAACTTCTGTTGTTTTCTCCAATGGCCTGACAGTAGAGATAATGGCATTATGGGCAGTGATGATCAACAGCGTTGAGGTGCAGATTAGTGACGAGTGGGATCTGGGGATTGCAGTTTATGGGCCTAGTTTCTCATGGTTCAATCATAGTTGCTTTCCGAACGCTTCTTATCGTTTTGAGTTGGCTGCACCCAATGAAGATTATGTTTCAGACAAATCAGAATACCGTGCAGTCCCTGCTAGCAAAGGGGTTGCTCCAGATGCG TGGCATACTTTGCAATTTGAAGAGGGTTCTACTCATG CACTTGGCAAATATGGCCCAAGAGTTGTTGTCCGTTGCATAAAGCCAATCAACAAGGGGGATGAAGTTTGCATAACATACATTGATCTTCTCCAGACCAGG GAAGCAAGGTATTCAGATCTTTGGTCAAAGTATAAGTTTATTTGTTCTTGTGAGCGCTGTACTGCATCACCAGAATCATATGTGGATTTTATTCTAAAT TGTGACTTCAGGAACTTGAATTCGCCAGAGAATGCTTTTATATCTCGAGcagttgaggattttgatgatatcTTACAACAAGCAATCTCGGAATATTCATTGGGTGATGATCCCAAAGCCTGCTGTGCTATGATTGAAAGTTTGCTTTCTGAAAACTTGATGGGTGATTTGCAGCAAGTGGAACTTTCACGGAAAAGACATATACTACATCCTCTTCATCATATATGTCTTAGAGCTTATATGACGCTTGCCTCTGCTTACCGCTTTCGTGCCCTAGAATCCAATACCGATGGCTTTAAAGGAGAAAACAGTGCCGTTTCTTTCAAAATGACCAAAGCTGCAGTAGCTTATTCATTTCTTCTTGCAGGAGCTACGCACCATCTGTTCTTATCTGAACGTTCCTTTATGACCTCACTGGCGCATTTTTTGTTAAGCGCTGGACGGTCCATGTTAGATTTTGTTGAATGTGTAAAGGGAGAGAGAAGGAAAAATGTATCCCAAGCTAAGTTTAGCTCTGCTTCATGTTCATCAAGTTCAGGAACACGTGATTCCATGCAGTACCATCAATTCAGATCAACTTGTGAGGAATTTGGCAAGCGCATGTTATCGCTATCATTGCAGTGCTGGCCATTTCTTGTGCAAAGCTCACCCTGCCTGGAAAAGATAAAAAACCCTATAGACTTCAGTTGGCTTGGGACAGCAATATTTCAGTCTCTCCATCTTTCTGAG CCATGGAAGAATCATCCTCAAACTGGGCCATGA
- the LOC119364276 gene encoding RNA-binding motif protein, X-linked-like-3, which translates to MAGEYDRSSYGRSGTGSDEGGYNKTSEEDYGRSSDEYGHGTGGFNKSSNDNNDGGYRNTDTDDYSSSGGYNKSSTDNFTGGLNKSSTDDYTGGGSYNKTGADDYSAGGDYKKSSTDDISGGDNKSSMDDYDGGYKNTSADAGYGEGGYKKPSTEDSSAYNKSSTEEDYSSGRNTPNTDDYDGSGYNKSSTDDDYDGYKKPGADEYSGGYSKPGADGYATGAGNTGSDDY; encoded by the coding sequence ATGGCAGGTGAGTATGACCGCAGCAGCTACGGAAGGTCAGGCACAGGCAGTGACGAAGGCGGGTACAACAAGACCAGCGAGGAAGACTATGGCCGCAGCAGCGACGAATACGGCCATGGTACCGGCGGTTTCAACAAATCCAGCAACGACAACAATGATGGTGGGTACAGGAACACCGACACGGACGACTACAGTAGCAGTGGCGGCTACAACAAGTCCAGCACTGACAATTTCACTGGCGGCTTGAACAAATCTAGCACTGATGACTACACTGGCGGTGGCAGCTACAACAAAACTGGTGCCGACGACTACAGTGCCggtggcgactacaagaagtccaGCACCGACGATATCAGTGGCGGCGACAACAAGTCTAGCATGGACGACTACGATGGTGGCTACAAGAACACCAGCGCCGATGCCGGCTATGGCGAAGGCGGTTACAAGAAACCAAGCACCGAGGACTCCTCCGCGTACAACAAATCAAGCACCGAGGAGGACTACAGCAGCGGCAGGAACACCCCCAACACTGATGACTACGACGGCAGTGGCTACAACAAGTCCAGCACTGATGACGACTATGATGGCTACAAGAAGCCCGGCGCCGACGAGTACAGTGGTGGCTACAGCAAGCCCGGCGCCGATGGGTATGCCACTGGAGCAGGCAACACCGGCTCTGATGATTACTAG